A portion of the Pirellulales bacterium genome contains these proteins:
- a CDS encoding FAD-dependent oxidoreductase, with translation MTHIEALELGELPEHLIVLGGGYVGLEIAQAFRCFGSRVTVIERNIALIHREDSDVSKAMQQLFRDEGIEVLTGMTVEQVDGQSGTSVRMRTTRGNIEGTHVLVAGGRTPNTDAIGLEKTGVEVDARGHVKVNERLETTAIGIWAAGDCAGSPYFTHIGEDDFRIVLANLFGGNRTTTGRQVPFCLFTDPELARIGLNEQEAAEHGIRYRLGIAGDERLNFAEMRIGLMIAKIVELLPGGHICWVIRFRKDFVDHAQQQTVVDSHRAD, from the coding sequence ATGACTCATATCGAAGCGCTTGAACTAGGTGAATTGCCAGAACACTTGATTGTGTTAGGTGGCGGCTACGTCGGCCTGGAAATTGCGCAGGCATTTCGGTGCTTTGGCAGTCGCGTGACAGTCATCGAGCGAAACATTGCTCTCATTCATCGTGAGGATTCGGACGTCTCCAAGGCGATGCAGCAGCTATTTCGCGACGAAGGCATTGAAGTGTTGACTGGCATGACGGTCGAGCAGGTGGACGGTCAATCCGGAACATCCGTTCGGATGCGCACAACTCGTGGAAATATTGAAGGTACGCATGTCTTGGTTGCTGGCGGTCGAACGCCGAACACCGATGCCATTGGGCTGGAAAAGACTGGCGTGGAGGTCGACGCACGTGGACATGTCAAAGTCAATGAGCGATTGGAAACCACGGCAATAGGAATTTGGGCCGCGGGAGACTGCGCGGGCAGTCCGTACTTCACGCATATCGGTGAGGATGATTTTCGCATTGTGCTAGCGAACCTTTTCGGCGGCAATCGCACGACGACCGGCCGGCAAGTGCCGTTTTGTCTGTTCACCGATCCGGAGTTGGCGCGCATTGGGCTAAACGAACAAGAGGCTGCGGAGCATGGCATTCGATATCGCCTAGGCATTGCTGGAGACGAGCGCCTCAATTTCGCAGAAATGCGCATCGGTTTGATGATCGCCAAGATTGTCGAACTGCTCCCAGGAGGACATATTTGCTGGGTCATCAGATTTAGAAAAGACTTCGTCGACCATGCTCAACAGCAGACGGTGGTTGACTCCCATCGCGCTGACTGA
- a CDS encoding DoxX family protein produces the protein MIRWRSLGKLNIPNSWTLLPLRLIVGVGFLLHGLEKLNRGPAKFAAILEQIGAPYPLPTAWLVACIEVLGGMLLIIGLMVRLASIPLIISMLVALFTVHIHYGFSSVNTIGLTPSGPVFGPPGYEINLLYIAGLIALALSSPTAASVDRILFREKSNLCATENQFQGGSDEPARAI, from the coding sequence ATGATTCGTTGGAGATCACTCGGGAAATTGAACATCCCTAATTCTTGGACGCTTCTCCCGCTTCGGCTCATTGTTGGCGTCGGATTTCTGCTGCACGGTTTGGAAAAACTAAATCGCGGTCCGGCGAAGTTTGCTGCAATCCTTGAGCAAATCGGCGCGCCATATCCACTTCCCACGGCGTGGCTGGTGGCGTGCATTGAAGTTCTTGGTGGCATGCTCCTGATCATCGGACTCATGGTGAGGCTTGCGAGCATTCCGCTGATTATCTCGATGCTGGTTGCCCTGTTTACAGTTCACATCCATTACGGATTCAGTTCGGTAAACACGATTGGGTTGACCCCCTCGGGGCCCGTGTTTGGACCGCCTGGATACGAGATCAACCTGCTCTACATTGCGGGGTTGATTGCGCTGGCATTGTCGAGCCCGACAGCGGCATCGGTCGACCGAATTCTGTTCCGCGAGAAATCCAACCTTTGTGCCACTGAAAACCAATTCCAAGGAGGATCAGATGAACCAGCCAGAGCAATATGA
- a CDS encoding alpha/beta fold hydrolase, which translates to MTAIKYRTADVGGVNVFYREAGPAGAPNLLLLHGFPSASHMFRDLIPMLADRFHIMAPDLPGFGRSDMPGRGHTFDRIAETIDRFTEVVGFDRYAVYVFDYGAPTGFRLAVKHPDRITAIISQNGNAYEEGLSDGWNPIRAYWQDASPANREALRAFLTPESTVWQYTHGVTDPTAVSPDGYTLDNFYLARPGAAEVQLDLFGDYKSNVALYPTFQKYFRTHKPPLLAVWRKNDPFFLPPGAEAFKRDIPDAVVHFLDTGISR; encoded by the coding sequence ATGACTGCCATCAAGTATCGAACAGCGGACGTGGGCGGCGTCAACGTCTTCTATCGCGAGGCCGGCCCGGCCGGCGCCCCAAACTTACTGTTGCTTCATGGTTTCCCGAGCGCCAGCCATATGTTCCGGGATCTGATCCCGATGCTGGCCGACCGATTTCATATTATGGCTCCCGATTTGCCAGGCTTCGGAAGGTCCGACATGCCGGGCCGGGGCCATACCTTCGACAGGATCGCCGAGACGATCGATCGTTTCACTGAGGTGGTCGGCTTTGATCGCTACGCCGTCTATGTTTTCGATTACGGCGCGCCGACCGGATTCCGACTCGCGGTAAAGCACCCGGACCGGATCACGGCGATCATCAGCCAGAATGGCAACGCGTACGAGGAAGGACTCAGCGACGGCTGGAATCCGATCCGGGCTTATTGGCAAGACGCATCACCCGCAAACCGCGAGGCCCTTCGCGCCTTTCTGACGCCCGAGTCAACCGTTTGGCAATACACGCATGGAGTTACCGACCCTACTGCGGTCTCGCCAGACGGATACACACTCGATAACTTCTACCTGGCCCGGCCGGGCGCGGCTGAAGTACAGCTCGACTTGTTCGGCGATTACAAGAGCAACGTCGCGCTATACCCGACCTTCCAAAAGTATTTTCGTACCCATAAGCCGCCGCTGCTGGCGGTGTGGAGAAAAAACGATCCATTTTTTCTGCCACCAGGGGCCGAGGCGTTCAAACGCGACATCCCGGACGCTGTCGTGCATTTTCTCGATACCGGCATTTCGCGTTAG
- a CDS encoding dockerin type I domain-containing protein — protein MRTIGFIICVSWLATVLAAHANPIVNLGHYYVAKNSSASISLAVSDTANPAAEDIEGMLFTLQIADGTESLPAINSVNFLSNTIWSGQVAPDDVLPASGGNLPQFQSYVVVTDNQGEFVNPSGTLATVSFSAAGAPLGDYDLKLVGTKNSSSDSKFNDGDVDGDIVPAVFGNGILTVVAPGDLNRDGHVDASDIIPMMQALTNLSSYEQTHGGLTDSQVTLLGDLDGNGKFTNTDLQALLNYLTNGSGSISSVPEPASFLLLALTTLAVGRQGNYYRKPKARSGASLNS, from the coding sequence ATGCGAACGATTGGATTCATTATTTGCGTCAGTTGGCTGGCGACCGTTCTGGCGGCACATGCCAATCCAATTGTCAATTTGGGACATTACTACGTGGCTAAGAATTCGTCGGCTTCGATCAGCTTGGCTGTGTCCGATACCGCAAACCCTGCAGCGGAAGACATTGAAGGCATGCTATTCACGCTGCAAATTGCCGACGGCACAGAAAGTTTGCCAGCGATCAACAGCGTTAATTTTTTGAGCAATACGATTTGGTCTGGCCAGGTTGCGCCCGACGATGTTCTTCCGGCTAGCGGCGGAAATCTTCCGCAATTTCAGTCGTATGTTGTCGTAACCGACAATCAAGGGGAATTCGTCAATCCCAGTGGCACACTTGCCACAGTTAGCTTTAGTGCCGCCGGCGCACCCCTGGGCGATTACGATTTAAAACTTGTCGGCACGAAGAACAGCAGTAGCGACAGCAAATTTAACGATGGAGACGTAGATGGAGATATTGTTCCCGCTGTCTTTGGCAACGGCATCCTCACGGTCGTGGCGCCCGGCGATTTAAATCGCGATGGTCATGTCGATGCCTCGGACATTATACCGATGATGCAAGCTCTCACCAATTTGTCTAGCTACGAACAAACTCACGGGGGATTGACCGATTCGCAAGTAACGCTTCTCGGCGACCTTGACGGCAATGGCAAATTTACCAATACCGATCTGCAAGCGCTACTGAACTACCTGACAAACGGCAGCGGTTCAATTTCTTCCGTGCCCGAGCCGGCGTCTTTTCTTCTCTTAGCGCTAACCACATTGGCTGTGGGTAGGCAAGGAAATTATTATCGGAAGCCCAAAGCGCGAAGCGGTGCGTCCCTAAATTCATAA